In the Anaerostipes caccae L1-92 genome, ACAAATTACTTATCCGGCAGATATTACGCTCATTTTGTACATGATTGGAGTGAGGCATTCTAAGAGCCGAACGGAAATCATGTACAAAATGTCACACTATTCCCATCATCCCCATCGCCACAACAACTACGGTTGCCACAATCGGAATCACACAGGTAACCATTCCGATATCTGCATAAGATTTTTTATGTGTCATTCCCGCTACGGCCAGCAGTGTGATGACAGCCCCGCAGTGCGGCAGAGAATCCAGTCCCCCGGATGCGATGGATGCAACACGGTGGAAAGCACCCGGATCAATGTTCAAAGATGTGGCCATCTCCATATATTTCGGCCCCAATGCTTCCAGCGCGATGCCCATGCCTCCGGAGGATGATCCGGTAGCTCCGGCCAGAAGTGTTACAGCCAGCGCCTCCGAAATGAGAGGACTTGCTTTGATGCCCAGGACAGCCTTTGTAAGCACGGCAAATCCGGGAGCCGCTTTCACCACGGCACCGAATCCCACAGCCGCAGATGTGTTCATGATCGCCATGACAGATCCGTTGGCACCTTCACTGACAGCGCCAATGATGTCCTTCAAATTCCGCAGATTTAAAAGAACAGACGCGGCGATCCCCAGGAGCAGGGCAATGATGATGGCGTAAGTAGACTTCTTATCTTCCGGAAACGCGATCCACATCGGCAGAACATTCAGTGATGCCACAACGATCAGCAGTGGCACAACCGACAGCAGCGGATTGGGCAGATCCTCTGAAGCACTCTCCTTTATATTGTCAGGTTCATCAAAGTGTTCTCCAGCGGCAGTCATTTTCTTTGCGCGGTAAGACAGCCACAGATAACCTCCCACAAGCATGACGAGCCCGCCCGCAATACCCATGACGGGCCCGGACATTGCGTTCGTCCCGAAATATTTTGTGGGAATGATATTATTCAGCTGGGGATTGCCGGGAAATGCGGTCATGGAAAATGTGAATGCACCGCAGGCAATACACCCTGGGATCAGTCTTCTCGGAAGATCAGCCTCCCGGAATAAGGATACGGCAATCGGATAAATGGCAAACACAACCACAAACAGTGAAATTCCGCCATAGACCAAAATACCGCAGCTGATAATCACCGCCAGGATTGCCCTCTGGGCTCCGATCATTGAGGACAATTTTTTTGCCACAGAATGAGCCGCCCCCGTAACTTCCATCGCCTTTCCGAAAATCGCTCCCAAAAGAAACATTGGAAACCAGGATTTGGCAAAATCTACAAGCCCCTGCATATAGGTGTCTGTATATGCAGGTAGCAGAGAAAGTCCCCCGGTCAGCGCCACAACCATAGCGGATACCGGAGCCACCCAGATAATTGAATATCCCTTGTACGCCAGGAATACCAGCAGCGCAAGCCCTAAAACAATTCCAATCATACTATCTGCCTCCGATCTTTAATGGGGTGTTGTCAAATATATCTGCATCCATCTCTTTTAGATTCCGTGATATCAAAGGTTTGAAATCCATCTTGTCTAAAATGTGCTTTTCCAGATCGATTCCAGGTGCTGTCTCAATTAGTTCCAGACCGCCTTCCGTCAGTCTGAACACCGCCCGTTCCGTCACATACAGCACATTCTGGCCGGTCTGCACGCCATATTCTCCGCTGAAGGTAATCTGCTCCACGCGGTCCACAAACTTGGTAAACTCACCGTCCTGTACGATCTGAAGTCCCCGGTCTTTTACTTCGATCAGCGACTTTCCGGCCGTAAATGTACCGCAGAAAATGACGTTTTTCGTATTCTGTGAAATATTTACGAATCCTCCGCAGCCAACCATCCTGCCGTTAAACTTGCTTACATTGATATTTCCTTTGGCATCAGCCTGTGCAAGCCCCAGGCAGGTCAGGTCAAGTCCGCCGCCGTCATAAAAGTCAAACAGATTCGGCTGGCCGATCAGCACCTCTACGTTGGCAGCAGCTCCAAGGCTGTGCCCTCCCTGAGGCACGCCTCCGATCGCTCCGGCCTCGATCGTCATTGTCAGACGGTCTGCGATCCCTGCTTCCAGGGCAACGGATGCGACCCCTTCCGGTACCCCGATCCCCAGATTAATCGTAGTATCCAGCTGAAGCTCTTTGGCGCACCGCTTTGCGATGACCTTCCGTATTCCCATTTCCATGGGAGCAATGCTGTCAGACGGCACTTTTACTTCTCCCGTAAAAGACGCATCATAGTCAAGAATACAAGTCATACGGTGATTTTCTGGTTTAGCTTTGACCAATGTATCAACCATGATTCCCGGGACATATATCTCTCTTGGGTCCAAAGTCCCCTCTTTTGCCACCTCTTTTACCTGGCCGATCACGATTCCGCCGGAATTTCTGGCTGCCTCAGCGATATGAAGTGTTTCCAAAAGCACGCCTTCTTTATCGACCGTCATATTCCCTTTCTCGTCTCCCACCGTGCCGCGGATGATGGCGACGTCCACAGGAATGGAACGGTACAGAAGATATTCTTTCCCTGCTGCCTCCATAACCTCCACAAAGCTCTCGCCTTGAGCAGCCTGGTTCATGCGGCCGCCTTCCACTCTTGGATCTGCAAATGTTTTTAATCCCACCTGAGTCAGCACCCCGGGCTTGCCGCCTGCAATGGCCCTGAATAAATGTGCAACGACACCCTGCGGAAAATTATAAGCTGCGATCTTATTCTCATTGATCATCCTGCTCAGCTTCTTTGCCAGTCCCACATGCCCGGCGATGATTCGTTTGACCATTCCCTCTTTTGCCAAATGGTCAAGGCCGAAATCCTCTTTAAGGGCTCCTCCGTCTCCGCAGCCCGATCCAAACAGGAGCGTCAATTCTTTTGGATGCCCCTCCTCCTCATAGCGTTTTCCCAAGGCCTTTGCTATTTCTTCAGCGAACCCGAATCCGAAAGCAAATCCGTTGAACGCTACCGTGTCGCCGTCTTTGATCTGTTTTACTGCCTCTTCTGCACTGCTTAATTTAGACATGCTGTATCCTCCTTATGCTCCGGCGGAATAACGGTTGCTTCCCCTTCCACGACAACCCTGCCTTCCTGATTGACACAAGTCGTAGTAATGGTGGCGATCGTAAACTTAGTTTTTTCTTTTAATTCCTTTACCCTCAGACTGGCTGTGACTGTGTCTCCAATCTTCACAGGTCCTGTAAATTTCAGAGACTGACCCAGATATGTGGTACCGGGTCCCGGAAGCTTCATGGCAATGGCCGCCGAGATAACTCCGGCACTGATCATCCCATGAGCTATCCTCTCTTTAAATACCGTATCTTTCGCATAGTCATCATCCAGATGCAGCGGATTCTTATCCCCCGTCACCTCTGCAAATGCCAGGACATCCTCATTGCTGATTTGTTTACAAAAAGAACATTCATCTCCGACCTTTAATGAACAATTTCCCATTGGTTACTCCTTTCCTGATGCAATTCTCTGATCATCTTGTATAATCATTTCTATAAATCCATTATAGGTTTGGTTGATTCTCACAGTAAAATATATAAAATTCATAGACGGCATGAAAAAAAGAACTAAGCCTCTCTATCATCTAAGGTTTAGTTCTTTGCAATTTCTTTATTTAATATTCCCGTGTTCTTTGACATACGTCTGAAAATGTCTGATCGGATTTGAAACGTATTTGTCCTTTCTTATGATCAATGCTATATCCCATGGAAACTCCGGTTCCGTCAGTGTAAGAATTTTTATTTTATCTGAATTAAAACGGGATAAGATCGGCCGCGGAAGAATGGCCACTCCCTGATTCAGCGAAACCATCTCGGCCACGAAGTCCCACTGGGAACTCTCCATAACGATGTTCGGCTCAAAGCCCGACATATGGCACAGTTCCCTGGTCCGGCTGTGGAGCATAAATGTCTTGTCAAGTGAAATAAACTCTTCATTTCTTAACTCCCGAAAAGCTGCTTTCTCACGGCCCGCAAAAGGATGATCCGTGCTGACCGTCAGCACATTGTCCGACTTAAATACAGGAAGGATATGAAAATCGTCCGAAGCAAAAGGAAGTATGACCACACCGATGTCAATCTCTCCGGACTGAACCTTTTCTTTCACAGTATTTGCTCCCTCTTCCGCAATTACAAGGCGGATTCCCGGATAGGCTTTTCGAAACCCCTGGATAATAGACGCAAAATAAATCGTGCTGATCACCGGAGGTATTCCCACGGAAATTTCCCCGTTCTCTGCATTAATACAGTCTCTTAAATGCTCCATCTGGTTGTTGATGCTCTCCAGTGCATCTCTGCCTTCCTGATAAAGCATCCTGCCCTCCGGCGTCAGACAAAAGCGTTTCGCAGTCCGGTCAACGAGCTGTACATCCAAATCCTCTTCCATGGCTTTAATCGTCTTGCTCAGTGCCGACTGGCAGATAAACAATTCATTTGCGGCAGTGGTAAAATTTTGATTCTTTGCCAGTGCAACAAAATAGGTCAGCTGTTTTAAATTCATACTCCGCTCCTTTCCCATGATATCCATTTAAATCCATTATACTATGGAAATTTCATATATAAAAAGAACAGAGGTATGACTTTTTTTCATACCCCTGATTCCACAGTTCCTGTCACATATAATTCATTGGATTCACATAGCTGCCGTTTTTCTTTACTGCAAAGTGAAGATGCGGCCCGGTGGACATCCCGGTGGAGCCGGATGACGCGATCTTCTGCCCTCTGCTGACTCTCTGTCCGGACGAGACTTTCAGAGAAGAATTATGTAAATACAATGTCTCCAGTCCGTTTCCGTGGTCAATCTTCACCCAGTTTCCGTTATACGGGCTGTATCCTGCCACTTCCACTGTACCGCTTCCCGCTGCTACTACCGTGGAACCCTTTGGCGCTCCGATATCAATGCCTTCATGGAATTTCGTTCCCCCCTGAACCGGATGTGTCCGGTTTCCAAATGGTGAAGTAACTGTATGGCAGGACGGGACCGGCCATGTCAGTGAAGAAGATCCGCCCCCGGAACTGTGATTTCCGGAGGATGATCCGCCGGAGCTTCCCGAAGAACTGCCCCCGGGTCTGGAACTTCCGGATGAAGAACTATTCCCTGCGTTTCCTCCGGACGGCTTGTTTGATGCAGTATCGTAGTAATCTATACGGTCCTGATACTTCTGCATCAGATCCTTGTTTGATGCAATCTTCTGCTGGAACTGTATCAGCTTGGATTTCTTGCTGTCGGCCAGGCTGACAATCTTGGCCTCTTCAGCCTTGGCTTCCTTCGTCACAGTTTTAATCTCCTTGTAGCTTTCCTCCAGCTTTTTTGAAGCTAAGGCAATCTTGTCCTGAGTTTTTCTGAGCCTGTGAAACATATTATTGTCATAATTAGAAATCTTTGACACATAGTCAAGTCTTGTAAGGAACTCATTAAAAGATTTTGCCTGTACAATCACATCAATATAACCTGTGTTTCTATTTTCGTAAAGGTATTTTATCCGTTTGCTCATAATCTTATACTGCTTTTCTTTGGATGCCTTTGCCTCACTGAGCTTTTCTTTTGTATCACTCACCTGCTTCTTCGTGTCATTCAGCTTTTTTTCCAGCTTGTCCGCTTTATCGGAAGCCTTCTCGATCTTCTGATCCATGGCCTCGATTTCCTTTTCCATCCCGGAAATCTTCTTTTCCAGCTCCTTATTTTCCTCTTCTTTTTTCTTTGCCTTATCCTTCAAGTCTTCCGTCCTGCTGTCAGCCTTCACCGCCAATCCCGGCAGGCTGGCAAAGCAAAGACACAGGGTCAAAAGAAATACTGTTACACCAAAATATTTTTTCTTCATAGGAATCCTCCTACACTCTCAGGTATTTGCGGATCGTAAAGCTGCTTCCGAGACATCCGATGCCGAGCCCCACTAACAGAGACGCAGGAATCAGATAAACCATGATCTGATTTACAGGTACAAACTCCATAAAATTTGTCAGTACATGAAATTTGTCTATAATATAGTTGACTATCACCTTATAGCCTATATAAATGACGCCCATAGGGATCAGAGAGCCGACGATTCCTATGACGGCTCCCTCCACAATAAACGGAGCCCTGATAAACCGGTTGGTGGCACCGATCAGTCTCATAATGGCGATCTCTTCTTTTCTCACCGCAATACCGATAGAGACGGTGTTGCTCACGAGGAAGACCGACACAAGCAAAAGAATCAGGATAATAGCCCCTGCCACATAGGCTCCAAGAAGATTTGCCTTGGAAATCCCCTCTGCGGCACCTTTTGCATACTCTACTTTTCTCACTCCGTCCAGGCCTTTAAACTGCCTGACCATTTTTCCGTGATACTTCACGTCTTTTAACATGACTTCATAGGAGTCCGATTCATTTAACGGGTTTTTGCCCTCAAATCCCTCCAAAAGATCTTCATTGTTCTTGAATACCTCTTTTTTATACTTAGCCCATGCTTCTTCCGCCGATACATAACGGACAGACTGAACTTCTTTGTAACCTTTGATTTTCTTTCCGATGGCATCCTTCCTGCTCTCCGCCAGCTTTTCATCGAAGAATACGGAAATGGTCACTGAATCTTCTGCCTGCTTTACCGTAGCCCTTACATTGAGGAGCACGGAAAATGTCACTCCCAGAAGGAAAATACAGGCCATGATCGTCCCTACCGTTGCCAAAGAAAAAATTTTGTTCCTGAAAATATTTTTCAGCCCTTCTTTAAACCCATAGGCCAGCCGTCTAAATATCATATGTACCGCCTTTCTCGTCGTGATGTACTGCTCCCTCATTCAAGGCGATGACCCGTTTTCCCATATGATTTACGATTTCTTTATTATGGGTTACGACAATCACTGTCGTTCCTCTCTTCTGGATTTCCACCAGAAGATCCATGATCTCCTGTGCATTCTGCGGGTCCAGATTCCCCGTAGGTTCATCTGCCAGCAAAAGCGCCGGGTGATTGACCAAAGCCCTGGCAATGGCAACCCTCTGCTGCTCACCTCCTGACAGTTCGTCAGGCAGAGCCCTGAGCCTGTTCCCCAGCCCCACCAGCTCAAGGACGTTCTGAACCTGCCGCTTCATGGCTCTTTTCGGCACCTCAATCACC is a window encoding:
- a CDS encoding GntP family permease — protein: MIGIVLGLALLVFLAYKGYSIIWVAPVSAMVVALTGGLSLLPAYTDTYMQGLVDFAKSWFPMFLLGAIFGKAMEVTGAAHSVAKKLSSMIGAQRAILAVIISCGILVYGGISLFVVVFAIYPIAVSLFREADLPRRLIPGCIACGAFTFSMTAFPGNPQLNNIIPTKYFGTNAMSGPVMGIAGGLVMLVGGYLWLSYRAKKMTAAGEHFDEPDNIKESASEDLPNPLLSVVPLLIVVASLNVLPMWIAFPEDKKSTYAIIIALLLGIAASVLLNLRNLKDIIGAVSEGANGSVMAIMNTSAAVGFGAVVKAAPGFAVLTKAVLGIKASPLISEALAVTLLAGATGSSSGGMGIALEALGPKYMEMATSLNIDPGAFHRVASIASGGLDSLPHCGAVITLLAVAGMTHKKSYADIGMVTCVIPIVATVVVVAMGMMGIV
- a CDS encoding acyl CoA:acetate/3-ketoacid CoA transferase, with the translated sequence MSKLSSAEEAVKQIKDGDTVAFNGFAFGFGFAEEIAKALGKRYEEEGHPKELTLLFGSGCGDGGALKEDFGLDHLAKEGMVKRIIAGHVGLAKKLSRMINENKIAAYNFPQGVVAHLFRAIAGGKPGVLTQVGLKTFADPRVEGGRMNQAAQGESFVEVMEAAGKEYLLYRSIPVDVAIIRGTVGDEKGNMTVDKEGVLLETLHIAEAARNSGGIVIGQVKEVAKEGTLDPREIYVPGIMVDTLVKAKPENHRMTCILDYDASFTGEVKVPSDSIAPMEMGIRKVIAKRCAKELQLDTTINLGIGVPEGVASVALEAGIADRLTMTIEAGAIGGVPQGGHSLGAAANVEVLIGQPNLFDFYDGGGLDLTCLGLAQADAKGNINVSKFNGRMVGCGGFVNISQNTKNVIFCGTFTAGKSLIEVKDRGLQIVQDGEFTKFVDRVEQITFSGEYGVQTGQNVLYVTERAVFRLTEGGLELIETAPGIDLEKHILDKMDFKPLISRNLKEMDADIFDNTPLKIGGR
- a CDS encoding MaoC family dehydratase — encoded protein: MGNCSLKVGDECSFCKQISNEDVLAFAEVTGDKNPLHLDDDYAKDTVFKERIAHGMISAGVISAAIAMKLPGPGTTYLGQSLKFTGPVKIGDTVTASLRVKELKEKTKFTIATITTTCVNQEGRVVVEGEATVIPPEHKEDTACLN
- a CDS encoding LysR family transcriptional regulator, with protein sequence MNLKQLTYFVALAKNQNFTTAANELFICQSALSKTIKAMEEDLDVQLVDRTAKRFCLTPEGRMLYQEGRDALESINNQMEHLRDCINAENGEISVGIPPVISTIYFASIIQGFRKAYPGIRLVIAEEGANTVKEKVQSGEIDIGVVILPFASDDFHILPVFKSDNVLTVSTDHPFAGREKAAFRELRNEEFISLDKTFMLHSRTRELCHMSGFEPNIVMESSQWDFVAEMVSLNQGVAILPRPILSRFNSDKIKILTLTEPEFPWDIALIIRKDKYVSNPIRHFQTYVKEHGNIK
- a CDS encoding murein hydrolase activator EnvC family protein; this encodes MKKKYFGVTVFLLTLCLCFASLPGLAVKADSRTEDLKDKAKKKEEENKELEKKISGMEKEIEAMDQKIEKASDKADKLEKKLNDTKKQVSDTKEKLSEAKASKEKQYKIMSKRIKYLYENRNTGYIDVIVQAKSFNEFLTRLDYVSKISNYDNNMFHRLRKTQDKIALASKKLEESYKEIKTVTKEAKAEEAKIVSLADSKKSKLIQFQQKIASNKDLMQKYQDRIDYYDTASNKPSGGNAGNSSSSGSSRPGGSSSGSSGGSSSGNHSSGGGSSSLTWPVPSCHTVTSPFGNRTHPVQGGTKFHEGIDIGAPKGSTVVAAGSGTVEVAGYSPYNGNWVKIDHGNGLETLYLHNSSLKVSSGQRVSRGQKIASSGSTGMSTGPHLHFAVKKNGSYVNPMNYM
- the ftsX gene encoding permease-like cell division protein FtsX, which encodes MIFRRLAYGFKEGLKNIFRNKIFSLATVGTIMACIFLLGVTFSVLLNVRATVKQAEDSVTISVFFDEKLAESRKDAIGKKIKGYKEVQSVRYVSAEEAWAKYKKEVFKNNEDLLEGFEGKNPLNESDSYEVMLKDVKYHGKMVRQFKGLDGVRKVEYAKGAAEGISKANLLGAYVAGAIILILLLVSVFLVSNTVSIGIAVRKEEIAIMRLIGATNRFIRAPFIVEGAVIGIVGSLIPMGVIYIGYKVIVNYIIDKFHVLTNFMEFVPVNQIMVYLIPASLLVGLGIGCLGSSFTIRKYLRV
- the ftsE gene encoding cell division ATP-binding protein FtsE; its protein translation is MITLQNVTKEYQKGSIGLDNVSLEVDKGEFAFIVGKSGSGKTTLIKLLLKELEATSGDIVVNGYHYQKMKRRQIPYLRRQIGVVFQDFRLLRDRSIYENVAFAQQVIEVPKRAMKRQVQNVLELVGLGNRLRALPDELSGGEQQRVAIARALVNHPALLLADEPTGNLDPQNAQEIMDLLVEIQKRGTTVIVVTHNKEIVNHMGKRVIALNEGAVHHDEKGGTYDI